One Ardenticatenales bacterium DNA segment encodes these proteins:
- a CDS encoding amino acid ABC transporter permease, giving the protein MGYLLITGEEYNRAFEFIKGGLGGFEMLRQGDLVKFIGSGISVTIYTTLTAFLVAMVLGLLAGLGRISQNTLVRNLAITYVEFVRGVPTLVLIFTLAFVIVPEGADLIGLEGGTISTNSRAIAALAIIYGAFLAEVFRAGIESVAYGQMEAARSLGMTAGQAMRHIILPQAIRNILPALGNDFIAMLKDSSLVSVLAVRDITQMGRLYAGTSFRFRESYLVLTFLYLSMTLILSLLLRWYERRLRQDGK; this is encoded by the coding sequence ATGGGCTACCTGCTGATCACCGGGGAGGAGTACAATCGCGCCTTTGAGTTTATCAAAGGGGGACTGGGTGGGTTTGAGATGCTGCGGCAGGGGGACCTGGTAAAGTTCATTGGCAGCGGTATCTCCGTGACCATTTACACCACGTTGACGGCATTCCTGGTAGCCATGGTATTAGGGCTGCTGGCCGGGCTGGGGCGCATCAGCCAAAACACGCTCGTGCGTAATCTGGCGATCACGTATGTGGAGTTTGTGCGCGGCGTGCCTACACTGGTGTTGATCTTCACGCTGGCGTTTGTGATTGTGCCTGAGGGCGCGGACCTGATTGGGTTGGAAGGGGGCACGATCTCCACCAATTCGCGGGCGATTGCGGCGCTGGCGATTATTTATGGCGCGTTTCTGGCGGAGGTGTTCCGGGCGGGGATTGAGTCGGTGGCGTATGGGCAAATGGAGGCGGCGCGCTCGCTGGGGATGACGGCGGGGCAGGCGATGCGGCATATTATTCTACCGCAAGCAATTCGGAATATTTTGCCGGCACTCGGCAACGACTTCATTGCCATGCTCAAGGACTCCTCCCTTGTCTCCGTCCTGGCGGTGCGCGATATTACGCAAATGGGCCGGTTGTATGCCGGCACTTCCTTTCGCTTTCGGGAGTCCTACCTCGTATTAACTTTTCTCTACCTCTCCATGACCCTGATCCTCAGCTTGCTACTGCGTTGGTACGAAAGGCGGTTACGACAAGATGGAAAATAA
- a CDS encoding transporter substrate-binding domain-containing protein, with protein MGEDGTLATLADQYFSDKFTLTYDDVGEGVYASEGDTGAADLPDLEGREVTVAVENAYLPFNYISLATGEPGGWDYDAWNAICDLLNCTPVYVEAAWEGMIQAVANGQYDAAADGITITPDRQEIVDFSDGYISIEQRILVRIDEDRFSSAAELAADTSLTVGSQPGTTNYETAVKLVGEDRVQAFEQFPFAVQALIAGDIDAVIMDETAGLGYVGVNADKLKLVGESLSSDQLGFIFPKGSDLVEPVNMALQAMRDNGTLDALADQYFSGKFTLTYDDIQ; from the coding sequence ATGGGCGAGGATGGCACGCTGGCGACGCTGGCGGACCAGTACTTCTCCGACAAGTTCACGCTCACCTATGATGACGTTGGTGAAGGCGTTTATGCCTCCGAAGGCGACACGGGCGCGGCGGACCTGCCCGACCTGGAAGGACGGGAAGTGACCGTTGCCGTGGAAAACGCCTACCTGCCTTTCAATTACATTTCCCTGGCCACGGGCGAGCCGGGCGGCTGGGACTATGACGCCTGGAACGCAATTTGCGATCTGCTGAACTGCACGCCCGTCTACGTGGAAGCCGCGTGGGAAGGCATGATCCAGGCCGTCGCCAACGGGCAGTATGACGCCGCCGCCGACGGCATCACCATCACGCCCGACCGCCAGGAGATCGTAGACTTCTCCGATGGCTACATCAGCATTGAGCAACGCATCCTGGTGCGCATCGACGAAGACCGCTTTAGCTCTGCCGCGGAGCTGGCCGCGGACACCAGCCTCACCGTCGGCTCCCAACCGGGCACGACCAACTACGAAACCGCCGTAAAGCTCGTGGGCGAGGACCGCGTGCAGGCGTTTGAGCAGTTCCCCTTCGCCGTGCAGGCGCTCATTGCCGGCGACATCGATGCCGTGATCATGGACGAGACGGCGGGTCTGGGCTATGTCGGCGTGAATGCGGACAAGTTGAAACTGGTGGGTGAATCCCTCTCCAGCGACCAACTTGGCTTCATCTTCCCCAAAGGCTCCGACCTGGTGGAGCCGGTGAATATGGCGCTGCAAGCGATGCGGGACAACGGCACGCTGGACGCGCTGGCGGACCAGTATTTCTCCGGCAAATTCACGCTCACGTATGACGATATTCAGTAA
- a CDS encoding isoprenylcysteine carboxylmethyltransferase family protein, with translation MTPEVRQRVRKWIIQAAVGWIGYAVVVFLPAGRLDWVWGWALLLVLAATLAAHPLLLLRINPELLAERQKGMWDAGVKTWDKWLTTLAGSLMLAPWIIAGLDLRWGWSTPLPLAIHLIGLLVHILGYALFMWAMTTNAFFAEGVRIQTERGHTVATGGPYRLVRHPGYLGAITAQLATPFLLGSLWAIIPAMGMAVIFIIRTYLEDKTLQAELPGYLAFTQQTRYRLLPYIW, from the coding sequence ATGACGCCTGAAGTACGGCAGCGGGTGCGCAAATGGATTATCCAGGCGGCTGTGGGTTGGATAGGGTACGCCGTCGTGGTATTTTTGCCGGCAGGTCGCCTCGACTGGGTTTGGGGATGGGCGCTGCTGCTCGTCCTCGCCGCTACCCTGGCGGCGCACCCCCTGCTCCTGCTGCGCATCAACCCTGAACTGCTCGCGGAACGGCAGAAAGGAATGTGGGATGCCGGCGTCAAAACCTGGGATAAATGGCTTACCACGCTCGCCGGCAGCCTCATGCTGGCCCCCTGGATCATTGCCGGGCTGGACCTACGTTGGGGCTGGTCCACGCCGCTGCCCCTGGCCATTCACCTCATCGGCCTGCTCGTTCACATCCTCGGCTACGCCCTGTTCATGTGGGCCATGACGACCAACGCCTTCTTCGCCGAAGGCGTGCGTATCCAAACGGAACGCGGTCACACCGTGGCCACCGGCGGCCCCTACCGCCTGGTGCGCCATCCCGGCTACCTGGGAGCCATCACCGCCCAACTCGCCACCCCCTTCTTGCTCGGCTCCCTCTGGGCCATCATCCCCGCAATGGGGATGGCTGTCATTTTCATCATTCGCACCTACCTGGAAGACAAAACCCTGCAAGCCGAACTCCCCGGCTACCTCGCCTTCACGCAACAGACTCGCTACCGCCTCCTCCCCTATATCTGGTAA
- a CDS encoding PHB depolymerase family esterase, producing the protein MNRRARYLVVLSLVLVLLLQWVAAVPAFAGTFLTENYNGRIYKVYIPDNYVPGTPVPLVVMLHGCSQNADSFANATKMNIYADARTFIAVYPQQASADNTLKCWNWFAPQHQARGSGEPAEIAGIVDTVKSQYSIDNTHVYVMGFSAGAAMSVIMGATYPDVFAGIGVHSGLEYKAATSQIGGFLAMTSGGPDPDNQGIVAYNAMGANATRIPVIVFHGSADFTVNAVNGEQVISQWAQTNDLADDGMDDNNVDDLPEQTIPGVIPGGRSYTQLVYEDGTGQVVMEKYEVSGMGHNWSGGLAGGSFTDPQGPDASSIMLDFLMGAGGEDTTPPTTTADPPGGTYNGPLTVTLTPNEPATTYYKVGSQGSVLPYTAPIPIMETTTLYFRSVDDAGNIEPLRQQSYIINDLPPGTAIFPSIATEDGYVSLILTDGKSETIHKLGDKGLFNSDSFRVILSFDTGSLPPGATITGATLRFYRQAQTGTVNSVTVDVRQGAFGDAALEFGDYYAAATVSNMATVNPPSQDNGFVDVAIPPTALSAISPDGRTQFRLKAATPLNFASDVLSLYGGESATFAPTLTVTYTP; encoded by the coding sequence ATGAATCGTCGCGCACGCTACCTGGTTGTCCTGTCACTGGTTCTGGTTCTGTTGCTGCAATGGGTGGCTGCTGTGCCGGCATTTGCCGGCACCTTCCTCACCGAAAATTACAACGGACGCATCTACAAAGTCTATATCCCCGACAACTACGTTCCGGGCACTCCTGTGCCCCTCGTCGTCATGCTGCATGGCTGCTCGCAAAACGCGGACAGCTTCGCCAACGCCACCAAAATGAACATCTACGCCGACGCGCGCACCTTCATTGCCGTCTATCCGCAGCAAGCCAGCGCCGACAACACGCTCAAATGCTGGAACTGGTTCGCCCCGCAGCACCAGGCACGCGGCAGTGGCGAACCCGCGGAAATTGCCGGCATCGTGGACACCGTAAAGAGCCAGTACAGCATTGACAACACCCACGTCTACGTGATGGGCTTCTCGGCGGGCGCGGCCATGTCCGTGATTATGGGCGCGACGTATCCTGACGTTTTTGCCGGCATTGGCGTCCACTCCGGCCTCGAATACAAAGCCGCCACCAGCCAGATCGGCGGCTTCCTGGCCATGACCAGCGGCGGCCCCGACCCGGATAATCAGGGGATCGTCGCCTACAACGCCATGGGCGCGAACGCCACCCGCATTCCCGTCATCGTCTTCCATGGCAGCGCCGACTTCACCGTCAACGCCGTCAACGGGGAGCAGGTCATCTCCCAGTGGGCGCAAACAAACGACCTGGCCGACGACGGGATGGATGACAACAACGTGGACGACCTGCCGGAACAAACCATCCCTGGCGTAATTCCCGGCGGACGCAGCTACACACAGTTGGTGTACGAAGACGGCACGGGCCAGGTAGTGATGGAGAAATACGAAGTCAGCGGCATGGGGCACAACTGGTCCGGCGGGCTGGCGGGCGGCTCTTTCACCGATCCGCAAGGGCCAGACGCCAGCAGCATCATGCTGGATTTCCTCATGGGCGCGGGCGGCGAGGACACCACGCCGCCAACCACGACGGCGGACCCGCCCGGCGGCACGTACAACGGCCCCCTCACGGTGACGTTAACCCCCAATGAGCCGGCAACGACGTATTACAAGGTGGGCAGCCAGGGAAGCGTACTGCCCTACACGGCTCCCATCCCCATCATGGAGACAACGACGCTCTATTTCCGCAGTGTGGATGATGCCGGCAATATCGAACCCCTGCGCCAGCAATCCTACATCATCAACGACCTGCCGCCAGGAACCGCCATCTTCCCCTCCATCGCCACCGAAGACGGCTACGTCAGCCTCATCCTCACCGACGGCAAAAGCGAGACTATCCACAAACTGGGCGACAAAGGCTTGTTCAACAGCGACAGCTTCCGCGTCATTCTCTCGTTTGACACCGGCAGCCTGCCCCCAGGGGCCACAATCACCGGGGCCACGCTGCGATTCTACCGCCAGGCGCAAACGGGAACCGTGAACAGCGTCACCGTGGACGTGCGGCAGGGCGCGTTTGGCGACGCGGCCCTGGAGTTTGGCGATTATTACGCGGCGGCCACCGTCAGCAACATGGCAACTGTCAACCCACCATCACAGGACAATGGGTTTGTGGACGTAGCAATCCCCCCCACCGCGCTCTCCGCCATCAGTCCGGACGGTCGCACCCAGTTCCGCCTCAAAGCCGCCACCCCCCTCAATTTCGCCAGCGACGTTCTCTCACTGTACGGCGGTGAGTCCGCCACCTTCGCCCCCACCCTCACCGTCACCTACACCCCATAG
- a CDS encoding Ig-like domain-containing protein has product MWKRLLWTALCVTAWVLAGVHTAAAQQEEGLKLRLSRDFGYGGFNGEIEGTFSYRVTGPDNLARVEFLLDGEVIGEAGESPFRFQFRTGTYTLGQHTLSAVGYTNDGQTLQSESITRTFVEPGAAGDFLAKFLTPLVIIVVLAVVIPVVVSIVSERRHPTPLGAPRKYGLAGGTICPNCGRPYSRHIWGLNVGAGKYDRCPHCGKWRLVRRRGLEELRAAEKAELEQEEATIAPLSPEEKLRRQLEDSRFDDV; this is encoded by the coding sequence ATGTGGAAACGTCTGCTGTGGACCGCTTTATGCGTCACCGCCTGGGTGCTTGCGGGCGTACACACGGCTGCCGCCCAACAAGAAGAAGGATTGAAACTGCGCCTGAGCCGCGACTTTGGCTACGGCGGCTTCAACGGAGAGATTGAGGGCACATTTTCCTACCGCGTCACCGGACCGGACAACCTGGCACGGGTGGAATTTCTGCTAGACGGGGAAGTCATCGGGGAAGCCGGCGAATCGCCCTTTCGCTTTCAATTCCGCACGGGAACCTACACCCTGGGGCAGCACACCCTCAGCGCCGTCGGCTACACCAACGATGGACAAACGCTGCAAAGCGAAAGCATCACGCGCACCTTTGTGGAGCCGGGGGCGGCGGGCGACTTTCTGGCAAAATTCCTGACACCGCTGGTCATCATCGTGGTTCTCGCCGTGGTCATCCCCGTCGTCGTCAGCATCGTCAGCGAGCGCCGGCATCCCACGCCATTGGGCGCGCCGCGCAAATACGGCCTGGCGGGGGGCACAATTTGCCCGAACTGTGGCCGCCCCTACAGCCGCCATATCTGGGGGCTGAACGTAGGCGCGGGAAAATATGACCGCTGCCCTCACTGCGGTAAGTGGCGGCTGGTGCGCCGCCGCGGCCTGGAGGAACTGCGCGCCGCGGAAAAGGCGGAACTGGAGCAAGAGGAAGCCACCATCGCGCCGCTAAGTCCCGAGGAAAAACTGCGCCGCCAACTTGAAGATTCCCGCTTTGATGACGTGTGA